DNA from Coffea arabica cultivar ET-39 chromosome 10c, Coffea Arabica ET-39 HiFi, whole genome shotgun sequence:
tatcccaaatatctttagctgatttacaacctttaatcctactagattcatttacatctaatgcattgtacaatatacacatggccttggaattcaaagaaaggtatctcttgtctttttcattcaattcttgtctagtctttaatctactcaaattggtggtggagtcaactattctagcttcataaggaccatcttctactacataccataattcaatataaacggattgtaagaaaatcatcattctttgtttccacatgctaaaatgagaaccattaaacataggtggtctatcaatagattgcccttctaaaaaagaaacttttatggttgccatgatctttactctaagcggttaaacttgatcaaaagagaccaagctctgataccaattgtaatacccggtgcaacccaatgagtacaaacaatttcacaatgatgcacaaagatatatcaaatttaagcacaataaagaaaacttaattaaagagaaaagataagaaatgcaaaccaaatatcaatccaatagcctcttcaattgatggcgatgctaaccaagatgtacaagtgaaggttcactccttcctcaccccaaatactctttggttgagccaaagagttttacaacaattctagttaaccctcaacaacctacacttgaaagatcactcacccaattaagaactattttatacaaatgaggcaaccttcaccaaggttttaccactccaagtgataagttcaccttcaccaaggttttcacttgagcaacctcacaacccaactttcccaaccccttatacaatcaacaaagaatctttctactcaaaaatctcacttgtaagcttgtattttgtgttggcaaaagtctcttgtcttcttgtgctttggggtgtttatagaaggtgagaaatggcttcaaaagactctccaacggtcaaatattaaatgctgtcaaaactagccgttggcctgtcggacgtccgaaccacctgtcggacgtccgaaccctgcgtccaaaccacctgtcggacgtccgaaccacctgtcggacgtccgaaccctgcgtccgaccgtcgtcagagagtcatcaaatctttgcgaaatttctcggacgtccgatgcgatcgatgtgcatccgatgcgtgcgtccgttgatgttcttcatcctttcggacgtccgatagcttcctttcggacgtcccacatgagtgccctgtttttgcttcttattttacgccacaagaatctgttctaacaaattactcacataaaaacattagcccaaatctacattttggtttgataatcatcaaaaccaaggattgatcgaccaaggtcaacaaaagGAGTTAGGGCAtaactttctttaatttttcaaatgagcttgtttggagcaaaatttttGGGGATATTTGTATCTCGTGCATCACTAAACATCCCCAAACCACCTTGAGGTAACAAATCTTTACCTAACTTTGTCATTCGAATGTTGCCATgattgaatattttctatttatagcaattttgaatttcattaaTATGTGATGTTTGGTGTATTTATTTGAGCTTATTGATGATTATAGTAATTGTTAGTGATAAATAAATCTCGAAGTTTGAGTTTACTGTATTCATTTGGTGAATTTTAACtatttttatgcttaatttgatTTGGTGACAAAGTTTCATATTAAATGGCTaatgtagcattttaattagcttGTAGGAgtttataatattcatttgaGTAGTCTAGATTACTTGATGAATGAAAATGTGCTTGGTTGGATGATTTCTTGAATGCTTAGGTAATTGTAGAAAGTGTGGTGAATTGAAAATTGACCTTTAATGGACGAATTCATGAATGCAATTATGATCTTTGCAGTTCAATGATTTTTAGCATTTCATGAATTCTAAAAAAGGTCACTTCTATTGTGGTCTGGTGTGTTTGCctccattttgagattgcttttGTTCTTGGGGGAAATTGATCATTGATGTCAAAATGCTTGAATGAAACTCATTTTGTTCATGATTCTTAGCAtatttgtgaaattagcttAACTTTAGTTTGATTAGTGATGCaaatacttgttatgtgaagTTAACTAAATTCATGTTTTTTTATCCTTGAACATTGTGTTGGTTCCACATGATCGATCCCTTTACTTTTTTTATCTTGATTTCCATGTTTACTTCTTGATGGTTGCAAGTTTTTACTCTTAAGaagttattttattttgattttgccatttaaagtggtgcattaattGAACTCTCATTTCGTTGTCAAATAAGGTTGAAAATTCATCACACGGCCATGGATTTGGATAGCACTAGTCATAAGAGGAGCATTATATCTTActctttaattatttttcttttctcacattgaggacaatgtgaagtttaaatTTAGGGGAGGGGATTAAATGGCTTGTTATTTTATgtcatgtgatgatattttgtggatttaaatgcgttagaaatgttggaattgtgctTGAAAAAATTGTCATgtgaaaaattttcttgaaattgggtttgttggtaGCGAGTTTCGTCCAATTacaaggggaaactctgcccaaacattttcaaattcttttcaaaatttcactatgacccaaaatTTGttccaattttatttttaaaaaaaagccaATTTGTTCCAATCTTAAGTACTGTGCTTCTTGCATTTGTTGGGactttatatgtattttgaaaattttggctcTCATTTGACTTGGAAATAGTTAGTATGCTATTAGGACTTTTGCATTTTAGTaagtatatcttgtaaagtGGGGAGAATTTTGCCTATAATTTTGCATGCTTAATGAGATTTCtcctatttatttaattttacaaGTGATTGATCTAGTCAATAAAAGTTATACtcttcctttgattattcttatataCTACTAAGAGGGAATGcctatttattgtcttttacttaaaaaaagagaaaaagagaaggaaaaaaagagagagaaaaagaaaaaaaaaaggataagaaGTTTTTGTTTTATTCCAATGATATTTGTATCGAACAACCAGAGATTGGCATTTACAAATGTTGGCATTCATGTAAAAAGgtatttgaattaagagtatgcatagcaattTAAATAAGTGAAATATTGAGTAACCGGGGTTCTTCACTTAAAAGTGCCGATCTTCGGGTCAAAAGGCAGTTTTACTAGTTGAGTAACAATTAGTATGAATAAGTCCATCTTAGTTGTGAAATTTGAGGAAAAGATGATTGTAGGAGGAGAATAGCTAtgaattgactatgtgattttcttgcttgtgaaATTAGGTTGGAGTGAGAGACTAAATTTAACTCATTGagattagggtataattatctttctttTACTTAATATTATGAGTATTCAATGTAAATTGAACAATTATATAATGATTGTTTGACGAGTTATGAGGAATTGAATTCGAAAAAGTGTATATATTGTTTTatctcttgaatcattgtagtTGATTATGTGTAGATTGTTTGAAGATATGTAACGAATCAAGTATGGGGGAGTTGATAAGTGACTATTTGGTGCTATatttgaatgatattttatattatttttaatcgCTTTTCAATATTATAAGAAGAAAATGGTCAATTTTGCTAGAATTGGTTTTAAATGCAATCCAATGCTTAAATGAGatatcccttttatttgaatatttttggtTGTCTTTGTAGGAGTTGGAAATGGACTttattttggacaaaaaataaTCTCACAATATGACGATTGAAGTCTTAAAGTTTGCAAGGATGATAAGTTTCAAAAGTAGTTTGAGTCTCTAGaagaagaaaacgaaaaaacTTGTCAAATATGGAAGTCAACTCGAATCCCTCCAaaaaatccggccagttttagGAGAGATTGCTTGGAGGGATTCAAAGCAAAGAATTTTGGTGAGACAGGGAACAAATCCCTCCAAAGAATCCGGCCGAAAGTTGGAGGGATTGTTTGAAGGGATTCTGGTCAACAATAACGGCTTCCACTTGTGCAACTTGTTTTCATCTCCATTTGTAAAAGAGATATTCTAGCAATAATTATTGATTTCATTTCTTCCATAATGATGTGATATAACTCGGAGCCAAAATTATTGACTTATTTGGAGTTATGTAcacattgaagatgcaagtaACGGACTTGAAgatttctctataaataggagGTCGTGTCTTCATTTTAGAGAGCTTAGAGAGAGGGACAAGAAACACTATAAAAATGTAGTTTCTTAACTCTTTAGTTTAggtagtgtaggatagtttaaTTTTAGCTAGTTCATCCTTTCTTGTATGTTAGTTAGATGAAGATGAagttggaggatgaagaaggcaaacagagagctcatgtgacaagggttactcTACCTTCctaactctttatcttttgtaattgattctaaatttagttaatatacaagttttggattttatgtttattatgtgtttctaaagtttataccttaggttttggttgaactttctatgattatATTGTGTTAACTTCTTGGCTATTTAatgctattattttgaacaagttatttagcacttttacttcttaaatcatgattaacttggtatcattaattgtgattatctaaaggtgttgttttttcaatgaaaattgagatttaacattagttcaagaagtgttaaatctaaggagtacactcacgagagtagaggtgcacctttgtagttttagtgattcatttcatataatttcatagaggtattgaacttgtagctaatttcataaccacgagagtaggtatgaattagttataagtataattgattcactacgagagtatgTTTCACatgtataaaaaaattatgccataactagccaaaataggagtactcaatgatccaagaAGTTGGAGGATGAAGttagatgaagatgaagatggaggatgaagaaggcaaacAGAGAGCTCATATGACAAGGGTTACTTTACCTTCctaactctttatcttttgtaattgattctaaatttagttaatatacaagttttggattttatgtttattatgtgtttctaaagtttataccttaggttttggttgaactttctatgattatATTGTGTTAATTTCTTGGCTATTTAATGCTATtgttttgaacaagttatttagcacttttgcttcttaaatcatgattaacttggtatcattaattgtgattatctaaagatgttgtttcttcaatgaaaattgagatttaacactagttcaagaagtgctaaacctaaggagtacactcacgagagtagaggtgcacctttgtAGTTTTAGTAAttcatttcatataatttcatagaggtattgaacttgtagctaatttcataaccacgagagtatgtatgaattagttataagtataattgattcactacgagagtatgTTTcacatgtataagaaaattacgccataactaaccAAGATAGTAGTACTGAATGATCCAAGAAttgcacttgcatgagtagttaggaaaATCATGACTTAAGgagttttcatttgttattttctttcaATAGGCTTATTTTTGATCACCGTTGTCAAGCACAAATTACTATCATGTGCCTCATTGTCTCTTTGCCTTTTTCTTGCCTattctaataaaataaaatatgtaGAAGAAGAATTTAGAGTAAAAGGGCTTCTAACCTATGCCTAATCAGAGAAACTCTCTTGTAGATATAGCACCAGAGGCTATTTATAGTTAGGTTAGGGATCCTTGCTGGCAAATATTAAATTCCTAAAATTTTCTTCTATCAGATAATGCTATATCTGATAAcggtatatgtatatatatgtgtgtatatatatccTGTATTCATTTGTTCGTGTGATAATTGAGTGCAAAGTATTTCATTGTTAGCCAACTTCGTATTTCAACTTGGTAACAAGAGCACTATATACCATGGCTGAAGATATGTCCAAGTCATCTTGATACAAACGTCGTCGCCAATCTTGTGACGAAACCCATAAGAGACAAGCACAGGATCGATAAGCGGTATCAAGCTTGGGAGCGgagacctcaacccgttaatcacatGATTAACAAACTTTGGTATGAAAGGTAGTAGACGCTACAACCTAGTGTGATTCTAGATAGATAAGTCGTGAACACTTAAAGAAAGCTCTAAATTGTTCAAGAAGCCCTGGAgtaaaccaagaaaactctcaaatctGATGTATTAATTGAATGATTAAAACATGACCCTAGATAgcctatttatagccttacaagtaAGAAACCTAATGCTAAATGGAAAAGGCTAAAACATGACAAGGCTCcctacattttaggaaaccTAGAATCGGCTCTCAAGGCTTGCAAGTTGGCCGAATTATTCCCTAATTTGAAATGACTAAACATGACTCCAAAGCAACTAAATAAACGACTAAACATTTCTATGGGTCCGAGGGCAAGTGCTCGGCTAGGTGTAGGTGTCAATTGTGATCCTTCTTTATTTGGACAACATGAACAATCTTCAAACCTTCATGCTCGAATCCCTCAATAGCTTTGGGGATACTTTCTTGGCCGTGCATCTCTCGGACAAGCCCTTGAAACTCCTCTCGCATCTTCTTAGATCGCGCTCATGTCATGGGTCTTAGAGGAACTCGAACCTTAGCCAATGGGCTTTCTCGATTCGTATCATCCCCTcttcttgaaaaagatttgtcctcaaatcaacTTCATCGTTTGCAACAAAAGGAGAAAGGTCAGAGACGTTGAATGCAGCACTCACATTGGACTCACTAGGAAGATCTAGCTTGTACGCATTGTCATTGATACGCTTAATGACTTGAAATGGTCCATCCCCTCATGGGAGTAGTTTATTGTGCCTTTGGATACGGAACCTCTCCTTGCGGAGGTGCAACCACACCCAATTACCAGACTCAAACACTACgcgttggcgtcccttgttaacccgttgaACGACTTGATCCATCTTTCGCTCAATGTTTAAGCGGACCTGCTTATGcaatttcttcacaaaatcTGCCCGCTTAGCACCATCTAAGTTAACATGCTCAGATGAAGAtaaaggtgataagtctagtggtgttaaatggttaaaaccatagactatCTCAAATGGTGAAAAACGAGTAGAACCATGCACAGTGCggttgtatgcaaactcaacatgagatAAGCATTCTTCCCACGTTTGAATATTTTTCCTAATGATGGCACGTAAGAGTATAGACAATGTGCAATTAACgacctcagtttggccatcagtttgtgggtgactaggagtagaaaatagcaatttagtacccaatttttttcataaaatttttcaaaagtaactcaaaatttttacatccctatcagagacaattgtcctaagcatgccatgcaatctaatgatttctttgaaaaacaagtcaGCAATGTGAGATAcatcatctgttttgtgacatggAATAAAATGTGTCATTTTCGAAAATTTATCAACAACAACATAGATGCTATCATTACCTCTCTTTGACCTACGTAATCTTAAAACAAAATTCATGGAAATATTggtccaaggttccttaggtaTAGGTAGCAGGCTATAGAGACCATAAGATTGAAGTTTAGACTTAGTTTTGTGGCAAGTGATGCACTTAGCCACCATTCGTTCCACATCTCGCttcatccttggccaatggaagtgttcttgaaggatagctaaggttttagccaCGCCAAAATAtcccatcaagccacctccGTATGCTTCCCTAACAAGTAAAGAACGAAAGAACGGCTAGGTATACACAGTCGATTGAAATAGAAGagaaatccatcaaggatgtagaatttaccttgagttgctgaaccacaaaaagcataaatacctgagaaatctAGATCATTGGAGTATAACTCTTTAACTAACTCAAACCCTAATAACTttgcatcaagttgagtgaGCAAAGAGTGACGGCGTGACAATGCATAagcaacaacattagttttcccAACTTTATATTTAATCACATAAGGGAAcgtttcaataaatgcaatccacctaacatgacgcttatttaacttgtgttgtgacttaatgtgcttaagcgATTCATGGTCAGTGTGTATAACAAATTCCCTTGATCTCAAGTAGTGCTGCCAGGTCTCTAAAGCACGAATTAAAGAGTACAACTCTTTATCATAAGTAGAATAATTCAAGACTgccccattgagtttttcactaaaataTGCAATTGGTTTACCCTCTTGCATTAAGATAGCTACAATACCCACCCCAGATGCATCACATTCAATCTCAAATATCTTGTCAAAACACGGTAATGCAAGTAGAGATACGTGTGTGAGTTGGTATTTAAGTATTTGAAATGCACGTTCTTGAGTATCACCCCACAcaaatttctcatttttcttaattacaacAGTTAAAAgtgcagcaatggtactaaaGTTTTTGACAAACCGTCTATAAAAGCTTGCGAGACCATGAAAGCTGCGTACTTCTCCCACCGTGCTTGGAGTCGGCCACTCTCGAATGGCCTTGACTTTGTCCTCGTCCACCTTGATTCCCTGTTCactcacaacaaagcctaggaagacaagttgattagtacaaaaggagcacttATTAAGATTGGCGTATAGTTTTTCCCTTCAAAGCACATCAAGGACAAGTTTGACATGCTCAACCTATTCATCTACACTCCTACTATAaatcaaaatgtcatcaaaataTACAACCACAAATTTCCCTAGAAATAGACGAAATACAtggttcatcaacctcatgaatgtactaggtgcattagttagacCAAATGGTATAACTAACTACtcgtacaagccatgtttggttttaaagaCTGTTTTCCATTGGTCTCCAtccttcatcctaatttgatgatggCCACTTTTTTAAgtcaatttttgtaaaaataacAGCACCATATAACTCATCTAGCAtgtcatcaagtctaggaataggaTGATGATATTTTACCACTATTGTGTTTACAGCCCTACAGTCGGTGCACATTTATCAACTTCCATctttttaggcaccaagatgacCGGAACTACGCATGGACTTAACCTTTCCAGCGCCCATCCTTTTGTTAAGAGTTCATCGATTTGGCATTGTAGCTCTTTTGTTTCATCTGGTCTCATTTTGTAAGCTGGTTTGTTAGGAAGTGAAGCGCCTGGAACCAAATCGATCTGATGTTCAATTCCCCTAATTGGTGATAGTCCACTTGGAATCTCATTGGGGAAGACATCATCATATTCCTGCAAGAGAGAGACAATACTTGATGGTAAAGTATTAGTAAAGTCACTTGTAATAACCATcacctctttgcacaaaagtacaaagacAGGTGTATTAATACTTAAAACTTTCCTCACTATATTAGTTTTTATCAGTAGATTTTgcctcctctcttttctttcctctttggCCGGCTCACTATATgcctttttcctctcaattttctcaGCCTTTTCACCTTCTTTTGAACTCTTggccttttgtttctttttcttctcactCTCTAGCTCACTTTCTTTTATCGAACTCTCTTGATCCTCACGAACTAGGCTAGGAGTTAGTGGTACAAGAACAATTCTTTTGTCGCCTTGTTTGAAAGAGCACTTTTTGGTAATGCCATCAAAGGTAATTCCTTTGTCGAATTGCCATAGTCTTTCCAACAATACGTGACATGCTTGTATCGGGACCACGTCGCAAAGTACCACGTCCTTATACTTTTCAATTCGGAAAggtatttggacttgtttggtTACTCGAACATCCCCACTATAGTTCAACCATTGCAAACAATACGGTGTCGGATGTCGTAGAGTTGGAagtgctagtttctccaccattAGTGCACTCGCGACATAAGCGCAACTTCCTCCATCTATGATTAAGCTACACACTTTGCCTTTGATGTAGCATCGGGTCTGAAGATATTCTGTGATgcctccacttctccctaaggcgaaccaaagggtatccgcgggacgcctgcccagctctcgccaggactcaagcaaacACCATTCAAGCTTATAGCGGTGCTAGAAATCAACATCCAGAAAAGATAAATACAATTAATACGGAAGCGTTTAAGCTTAATGAAATATAACAatcatccaatccttacatTGGGTTTCCAtaatacaacccaaaatatacaatatctCAAAAGTCTAGACAAAAGAGTTGGAACCTTATTACATGAGTACACAAAAGAGAAATTCCTCCGAATCTCACTTCAAGCacaaatcct
Protein-coding regions in this window:
- the LOC140015961 gene encoding uncharacterized protein, whose amino-acid sequence is MVEKLALPTLRHPTPYCLQWLNYSGDVRVTKQVQIPFRIEKYKDVVLCDVVPIQACHVLLERLWQFDKGITFDGITKKCSFKQGDKRIVLVPLTPSLVREDQESSIKESELESEKKKKQKAKSSKEGEKAEKIERKKAYSEPAKEERKERRQNLLIKTNIVRKVLSINTPVFVLLCKEVMVITSDFTNTLPSSIVSLLQEYDDVFPNEIPSGLSPIRGIEHQIDLVPGASLPNKPAYKMRPDETKELQCQIDELLTKGWALERLSPCVVPVILVPKKMEVDKCAPTGIKVDEDKVKAIREWPTPSTVGEVRSFHGLASFYRRKNIQTWEECLSHVEFAYNRTVHGSTRFSPFEIVYGFNHLTPLDLSPLSSSEHVNLDGAKRADFVKKLHKQVRLNIERKMDQVVQRVNKGRQRVVFESGNWVWLHLRKERFRIQRHNKLLP